A part of Vespula pensylvanica isolate Volc-1 chromosome 20, ASM1446617v1, whole genome shotgun sequence genomic DNA contains:
- the LOC122636159 gene encoding putative uncharacterized protein DDB_G0282133 isoform X2: MSKRNKKHKEGENQAVINWEEDGYFPRKIKEEMKSMWEIPQIYQFLHFTKDILNIPQITIYEMERMLVIPRASKQLANIMTCLLSCPITKAKLHKIPPMPYEFWTNILMHKINNWFKLYYGKHKDVIKVLETIGIEPEFWDIFPEASIFADRDFEDLSFKQRVWLLKTICDTLMHTRKTIQEKIANHAWEDQVEINLGTDRHGAKYIYFPQFISSELRIYRHCMNNNILSTSKPIIPKTVAESETKTKVNNPPVQGKVKKSRKRKARWQNGLCSKIRKDKSAKPPEKKIDKQFYICNCIDSAMNSQTSEDTDLNCTSTNSNSNNNNNNNNINLNDFDRKRTRNSIKTSEISTMSNNTKYSNTNSSSYDNNVSNESQLIDKNVKESTFKGFSRSPNEKNGIELVNQLLNRLKTEIDIKYINSHVTVEDMTDAKDDIENSISIETNENNFESISNECDSSKHCLDNLSNNSKTDDEKLNEIIVIGNTILKDKTFSTNFEDINDLDSSTSKSDDEKLNGSDTSITNKMKNISNDVPDTINKCNIRQRKRSSSNNGEMKDTKKKDNIISEFVLEDETQNGIRRSLRSKENLQMEHKSFCNDINQMINADINTEEVNPNENNPERKSEAASFKRMLRELGVSNFRLVADSVETLRNLISSFSLNTPESCEVKLVSKLIELLKSVENVETVLKDTTKKAKAKLLKEWTNFKIGQAAVCCSSMEDQDSSSESGVSSNWWILGSQDYKLPTANDATLQTLSKSTLSPISTQSCAHSSEYNNDEEQCTSGKSKSKEQHDEKSDHREQQENGENSEGKNQQKHKEDKECNRKEEEQQTRRVLRARGISSYTEQLYPYEEIDESELGEWTDIKAVYAPPSAQTCASITYSSSKNRHDNHWSEKEDSDQDWILPGSRRRKNKRSSNNKRLKSLQAKNLNKKTNVQDTRKESTSSHKIPNNSRILPASSTLNKIKYPQIQQDSVRTISSIEANKIEYVDSVHSELDIKDETPILDIVSNQYKNDYNMNGISYLVQSNPTVIGLTQPNTFVQTNSLIPSIVPSFQPNYYMQEVQPEYVVYDQQSSFVPLQQSIIQQVPCIVTSQEIINHSRYSPYFINATKSQSNLPNDLSPKGQSENSNLIKIVQSDDNVNEIPQKKASISQSNSSTSKHNTTKRCTLNSTSQKAKSLNRNINDPNKKTTSLIILSDSDDEIEIINEKTTNNQKDKSSQDQESNIAEIANTTLKNIIPQEIMQRIHQGCISITPIKPAPIQNTPTQLVVVVNETGNYYALALPNGSKLILTPEQVAQIRASNGGKLVL; encoded by the exons atgtcgaagaggaataaaaagcATAAAGAGGGCGAGAACCAGGCCGTAATTAATTGGGAAGAAGATGGttattttccaagaaaaataaaagaagaaatgaaatccATGTGGGAA ataccacaaatttatcaatttcttcACTTCACCAAAGACATTCTAAATATACCCCAGATAACTATTTATGAAATGGAAAGAATGCTCGTTATACCAAGAGCTTCAAAGCAGTTAGCAAATATCATGACATGTTTATTAag cTGTCCTATAACCAAAGCAAAACTGCATAAAATACCACCAATGCCCTATGAATTCTGGACGAATATTTTAATgcataaaataaacaattggTTCAAACTTTATTATGGAAAGCACAAAGATGTGATAAAA GTTCTAGAAACTATTGGTATTGAACCAGAATTCTGGGATATTTTTCCTGAAGCATCAATATTTGCTGATAGAGACTTTGAAGACTTGAGTTTTAAACAACGAGTATGGCTTTTAAAGACTATCTGTGATACTCTtatg CatacaagaaaaacaattcaagaaaaaattgcTAATCATGCATGGGAAGATCaagttgaaataaatttaggAACCGATCGTCATGGAgctaaatatatttattttccacaGTTCATCAGTAGCGAATTGAGAATATATAGACAttgtatgaataataatattctttccaCTTCGAAG CCTATAATACCAAAGACAGTTGCAGAATCcgaaacgaaaacaaaagtaaataatcCTCCAGTACagggaaaagtaaaaaaaagtagaaaaagaaaggctaGATGGCAGAATGGATTATGTTCAAAGATAAGAAAGGATAAATCTGCAAAACCtccagaaaagaaaatagataagcaattttatatttgtaattgtaTCGATAGTGCCATGAATTCACAAACTAGTGAAGACACAGACTTAAATTGTACAAGCACAaacagtaatagtaataataacaataataataataacataaatttaaacgattttgacagaaagagaacgagaaattCAATAAAGACATCTGAAATAAGTACAATgtcaaataatacaaaatacagCAATACAAACTCGAGTAgttatgataataatgtatCAAATGAAAGTCagttaattgataaaaatgttaaagaaagTACATTTAAAGGATTTTCGAGATCGCCCAATGAAAAAAACGGCATAGAATTAGTTAATCAGTTATTAAATAGATTAAAGacagaaatagatataaaatatattaactcTCACGTAACGGTAGAAGATATGACGGATGCAAAAgatgatattgaaaattctatttcaatagaaacaaatgaaaataattttgaatcaATTTCAAACGAATGTGATTCAAGTAAACATTGCTTGgataatttatctaataattcCAAAACGgatgatgaaaaattaaatgaaattattgtaattggaaatacaatattaaaggataaaacattttcaacgAATTTCGAAGATATTAATGATTTAGATTCATCAACATCAAAGTCGgatgatgaaaaattaaatggaaGTGATACTTCTATAACTAATAAGAtgaagaatatttcaaatgatgTACCTGATACTATTAATAAATGCAATAttagacaaagaaagagatcatCATCAAACAATggagaaatgaaagatacaaaaaaaaaagataatatcatTAGCGAATTTGTTCTTGAAGATGAAACACAGAATGGCATTAGAAGAAGTCTTAGGTCAAAAGAAAATCTACAAATGGAACATAAATCATTTTGTAACGATATTAACCAAATGATAAATGCAGATATTAACACAGAAGAAGTTAATCctaatgaaaataatcctgagagaaagagtgaagcAGCCTCTTTTAAAAGAATGCTCAGAGAACTTGGTGTATCAAATTTTCGACTCGTAGCTGATAGCGTTGAAACTTTGAGAAATCTTATTTCAAGTTTTTCGTTAAATACA CCAGAATCATGTGAAGTAAAATTAGTGAGTAAATTGATAGAACTATTGAAGTCAGTTGAAAACGTTGAAACGGTCCTGAAAGATACAACAAAAAAGGCTAAAGCAAAGCTACTAAAGGAATGGACTAATTTTAAGATTGG ACAAGCTGCTGTGTGTTGTAGCAGTATGGAGGATCAGGATTCATCCAGTGAAAGTGGTGTCAGCTCTAATTGGTGGATTCTTGGATCACAGGACTATAAATTGCCAACTGCCAATGATGCAACGTTACAGACGTTATCGAAATCTACCTTATCCCCAATTAGTACCCAAAGTTGTGCCCATTCATCAGAATataacaacgacgaagaaCAATGCACAAGTGGAAAATCAAAAAGCAAAGAACAACATGATGAAAAATCAGACCATAGAGAGCAACAAGAAAATGGGGAAAATAGTGAAGGGAAAAATCAACAAAAACACAAGGAAGATAAAGAgtgtaatagaaaagaagaag aacAACAAACTCGAAGAGTTCTACGAGCGCGAGGAATTTCCTCTTACACAGAACAATTGTACCCATATGAGGAGATCGATGAGAGCGAGTTGGGTGAATGGACCGACATTAAGGCCGTCTACGCGCCTCCCAGCGCACAGACCTGTGCATCCATTACTTACTCTTCTTCGAAAAACAGACACGACAACCATTGGTCAGAGAAAGAGGACTCAGACCAAGATTGGATATTACCAGGCTCTCgcagaaggaaaaataaacgttCGT cCAATAATAAAAGACTAAAATCCTTACAAGCTAAAAAtctaaataagaaaacaaatgttCAAGACACGCGTAAAGAAAGTACATCAAGTCATAAG ATACCCAATAATTCGAGAATATTACCAGCGTCGTCTACtttgaacaaaattaaatatccaCAAATACAACAAGATTCAGTACGAACGATATCCTCTATAGAAGCAAATAAAATCGAGTATGTAGATAGCGTGCATTCAGAATTAGATATAAAAGACGAGACCCCAATTCTTGATATCGTATcgaatcaatataaaaatgattacaataTGAATGGAATAAGTTATTTAGTACAGTCGAATCCAACTGTGATTGGTTTAACGCAACCAAATACTTTCGTACAAACGAATTCATTAATTCCAAGTATCGTGCCTTCTTTTCAACCAAATTACTATATGCAAGAAGTGCAACCAGAATATGTGGTTTATGATCAACAATCTAGTTTTGTTCCATTACAGCAATCAATAATACAACAGGTACCATGTATAGTAACATCtcaagaaattataaatcattcaaGATACTCaccatattttataaacgcaACGAAATCGCAATCAAATTTGCCAAATGATCTATCACCAAAAGGTCAATctgaaaattcaaatttaattaagataGTTCAGTCGGACGATAACGTGAATGAAATACCACAGAAGAAAGCATCTATTTCACAATCTAATTCTAGTACTAGTAAACATAATACTACAAAACGATGCACACTAAATTCAACATCGCAAAAAGCAAAAagtttaaatcgaaatataaacGATCCTAATAAGAAGACTACgtcattaattattctaagTGATAGCGATgatgaaattgaaattatcaatgaaaaaacaacaaataatcAGAAGGACAAAAGTTCACAAGATCAGGAATCTAATATTGCAGAAATAGCGAATACTACATTAAAGAATATCATTCCTCAAGAAATTATGCAACGTATACATCAAGGTTGTATCTCAATAACACCAATAAAACCAGCCCCTATACAAAATACTCCAACACAGTTGGTCGTCGTTGTTAACGAAACGGGAAATTATTATGCTTTAGCATTACCTAATGGAAGTAAACTTATTTTGACGCCTGAACAAGTAGCACAAATTAGAGCTTCAAATGGTGGAAAACTTGTTCTATAA
- the LOC122636159 gene encoding putative uncharacterized protein DDB_G0282133 isoform X5 translates to MHTRKTIQEKIANHAWEDQVEINLGTDRHGAKYIYFPQFISSELRIYRHCMNNNILSTSKPIIPKTVAESETKTKVNNPPVQGKVKKSRKRKARWQNGLCSKIRKDKSAKPPEKKIDKQFYICNCIDSAMNSQTSEDTDLNCTSTNSNSNNNNNNNNINLNDFDRKRTRNSIKTSEISTMSNNTKYSNTNSSSYDNNVSNESQLIDKNVKESTFKGFSRSPNEKNGIELVNQLLNRLKTEIDIKYINSHVTVEDMTDAKDDIENSISIETNENNFESISNECDSSKHCLDNLSNNSKTDDEKLNEIIVIGNTILKDKTFSTNFEDINDLDSSTSKSDDEKLNGSDTSITNKMKNISNDVPDTINKCNIRQRKRSSSNNGEMKDTKKKDNIISEFVLEDETQNGIRRSLRSKENLQMEHKSFCNDINQMINADINTEEVNPNENNPERKSEAASFKRMLRELGVSNFRLVADSVETLRNLISSFSLNTPESCEVKLVSKLIELLKSVENVETVLKDTTKKAKAKLLKEWTNFKIGVYGRQAAVCCSSMEDQDSSSESGVSSNWWILGSQDYKLPTANDATLQTLSKSTLSPISTQSCAHSSEYNNDEEQCTSGKSKSKEQHDEKSDHREQQENGENSEGKNQQKHKEDKECNRKEEEQQTRRVLRARGISSYTEQLYPYEEIDESELGEWTDIKAVYAPPSAQTCASITYSSSKNRHDNHWSEKEDSDQDWILPGSRRRKNKRSSNNKRLKSLQAKNLNKKTNVQDTRKESTSSHKIPNNSRILPASSTLNKIKYPQIQQDSVRTISSIEANKIEYVDSVHSELDIKDETPILDIVSNQYKNDYNMNGISYLVQSNPTVIGLTQPNTFVQTNSLIPSIVPSFQPNYYMQEVQPEYVVYDQQSSFVPLQQSIIQQVPCIVTSQEIINHSRYSPYFINATKSQSNLPNDLSPKGQSENSNLIKIVQSDDNVNEIPQKKASISQSNSSTSKHNTTKRCTLNSTSQKAKSLNRNINDPNKKTTSLIILSDSDDEIEIINEKTTNNQKDKSSQDQESNIAEIANTTLKNIIPQEIMQRIHQGCISITPIKPAPIQNTPTQLVVVVNETGNYYALALPNGSKLILTPEQVAQIRASNGGKLVL, encoded by the exons atg CatacaagaaaaacaattcaagaaaaaattgcTAATCATGCATGGGAAGATCaagttgaaataaatttaggAACCGATCGTCATGGAgctaaatatatttattttccacaGTTCATCAGTAGCGAATTGAGAATATATAGACAttgtatgaataataatattctttccaCTTCGAAG CCTATAATACCAAAGACAGTTGCAGAATCcgaaacgaaaacaaaagtaaataatcCTCCAGTACagggaaaagtaaaaaaaagtagaaaaagaaaggctaGATGGCAGAATGGATTATGTTCAAAGATAAGAAAGGATAAATCTGCAAAACCtccagaaaagaaaatagataagcaattttatatttgtaattgtaTCGATAGTGCCATGAATTCACAAACTAGTGAAGACACAGACTTAAATTGTACAAGCACAaacagtaatagtaataataacaataataataataacataaatttaaacgattttgacagaaagagaacgagaaattCAATAAAGACATCTGAAATAAGTACAATgtcaaataatacaaaatacagCAATACAAACTCGAGTAgttatgataataatgtatCAAATGAAAGTCagttaattgataaaaatgttaaagaaagTACATTTAAAGGATTTTCGAGATCGCCCAATGAAAAAAACGGCATAGAATTAGTTAATCAGTTATTAAATAGATTAAAGacagaaatagatataaaatatattaactcTCACGTAACGGTAGAAGATATGACGGATGCAAAAgatgatattgaaaattctatttcaatagaaacaaatgaaaataattttgaatcaATTTCAAACGAATGTGATTCAAGTAAACATTGCTTGgataatttatctaataattcCAAAACGgatgatgaaaaattaaatgaaattattgtaattggaaatacaatattaaaggataaaacattttcaacgAATTTCGAAGATATTAATGATTTAGATTCATCAACATCAAAGTCGgatgatgaaaaattaaatggaaGTGATACTTCTATAACTAATAAGAtgaagaatatttcaaatgatgTACCTGATACTATTAATAAATGCAATAttagacaaagaaagagatcatCATCAAACAATggagaaatgaaagatacaaaaaaaaaagataatatcatTAGCGAATTTGTTCTTGAAGATGAAACACAGAATGGCATTAGAAGAAGTCTTAGGTCAAAAGAAAATCTACAAATGGAACATAAATCATTTTGTAACGATATTAACCAAATGATAAATGCAGATATTAACACAGAAGAAGTTAATCctaatgaaaataatcctgagagaaagagtgaagcAGCCTCTTTTAAAAGAATGCTCAGAGAACTTGGTGTATCAAATTTTCGACTCGTAGCTGATAGCGTTGAAACTTTGAGAAATCTTATTTCAAGTTTTTCGTTAAATACA CCAGAATCATGTGAAGTAAAATTAGTGAGTAAATTGATAGAACTATTGAAGTCAGTTGAAAACGTTGAAACGGTCCTGAAAGATACAACAAAAAAGGCTAAAGCAAAGCTACTAAAGGAATGGACTAATTTTAAGATTGG TGTGTATGGCAGACAAGCTGCTGTGTGTTGTAGCAGTATGGAGGATCAGGATTCATCCAGTGAAAGTGGTGTCAGCTCTAATTGGTGGATTCTTGGATCACAGGACTATAAATTGCCAACTGCCAATGATGCAACGTTACAGACGTTATCGAAATCTACCTTATCCCCAATTAGTACCCAAAGTTGTGCCCATTCATCAGAATataacaacgacgaagaaCAATGCACAAGTGGAAAATCAAAAAGCAAAGAACAACATGATGAAAAATCAGACCATAGAGAGCAACAAGAAAATGGGGAAAATAGTGAAGGGAAAAATCAACAAAAACACAAGGAAGATAAAGAgtgtaatagaaaagaagaag aacAACAAACTCGAAGAGTTCTACGAGCGCGAGGAATTTCCTCTTACACAGAACAATTGTACCCATATGAGGAGATCGATGAGAGCGAGTTGGGTGAATGGACCGACATTAAGGCCGTCTACGCGCCTCCCAGCGCACAGACCTGTGCATCCATTACTTACTCTTCTTCGAAAAACAGACACGACAACCATTGGTCAGAGAAAGAGGACTCAGACCAAGATTGGATATTACCAGGCTCTCgcagaaggaaaaataaacgttCGT cCAATAATAAAAGACTAAAATCCTTACAAGCTAAAAAtctaaataagaaaacaaatgttCAAGACACGCGTAAAGAAAGTACATCAAGTCATAAG ATACCCAATAATTCGAGAATATTACCAGCGTCGTCTACtttgaacaaaattaaatatccaCAAATACAACAAGATTCAGTACGAACGATATCCTCTATAGAAGCAAATAAAATCGAGTATGTAGATAGCGTGCATTCAGAATTAGATATAAAAGACGAGACCCCAATTCTTGATATCGTATcgaatcaatataaaaatgattacaataTGAATGGAATAAGTTATTTAGTACAGTCGAATCCAACTGTGATTGGTTTAACGCAACCAAATACTTTCGTACAAACGAATTCATTAATTCCAAGTATCGTGCCTTCTTTTCAACCAAATTACTATATGCAAGAAGTGCAACCAGAATATGTGGTTTATGATCAACAATCTAGTTTTGTTCCATTACAGCAATCAATAATACAACAGGTACCATGTATAGTAACATCtcaagaaattataaatcattcaaGATACTCaccatattttataaacgcaACGAAATCGCAATCAAATTTGCCAAATGATCTATCACCAAAAGGTCAATctgaaaattcaaatttaattaagataGTTCAGTCGGACGATAACGTGAATGAAATACCACAGAAGAAAGCATCTATTTCACAATCTAATTCTAGTACTAGTAAACATAATACTACAAAACGATGCACACTAAATTCAACATCGCAAAAAGCAAAAagtttaaatcgaaatataaacGATCCTAATAAGAAGACTACgtcattaattattctaagTGATAGCGATgatgaaattgaaattatcaatgaaaaaacaacaaataatcAGAAGGACAAAAGTTCACAAGATCAGGAATCTAATATTGCAGAAATAGCGAATACTACATTAAAGAATATCATTCCTCAAGAAATTATGCAACGTATACATCAAGGTTGTATCTCAATAACACCAATAAAACCAGCCCCTATACAAAATACTCCAACACAGTTGGTCGTCGTTGTTAACGAAACGGGAAATTATTATGCTTTAGCATTACCTAATGGAAGTAAACTTATTTTGACGCCTGAACAAGTAGCACAAATTAGAGCTTCAAATGGTGGAAAACTTGTTCTATAA